One Corynebacterium appendicis CIP 107643 DNA window includes the following coding sequences:
- a CDS encoding sigma-70 family RNA polymerase sigma factor, whose amino-acid sequence MARTYRLKAERKQQKQQQQTMPDNALVTEFVAGDHKAFAVIVERHRQRMMAVAKRYARNEHDAQDIVQDALFKASRNMHTFRAESALTTWLHRLVQNAGYDHAKRAENKRQHASLDDSEKLNQDSNRYLAIDPLGNLDRLLALRQALMKLPAAQQRALMLIDVAGYSIDSAASQLGVRPGTVKSRRNRARQALSDCLGS is encoded by the coding sequence TTGGCGCGCACATACCGCCTGAAGGCGGAGCGGAAGCAGCAGAAGCAGCAACAGCAGACCATGCCGGACAATGCGCTGGTCACAGAGTTCGTCGCTGGGGACCACAAGGCATTCGCCGTCATCGTGGAAAGGCACAGGCAAAGGATGATGGCCGTCGCAAAGCGGTATGCGCGCAACGAGCACGACGCGCAAGATATCGTCCAGGACGCGCTCTTCAAAGCCTCGCGCAACATGCACACATTCCGGGCGGAGTCCGCGCTGACGACGTGGCTCCACCGGCTCGTGCAGAATGCGGGGTACGACCACGCGAAACGCGCGGAGAATAAGCGGCAGCACGCCAGCCTCGACGATTCGGAGAAGCTCAACCAGGACTCGAACCGCTACCTCGCGATCGATCCGCTGGGCAATCTCGACCGCCTGCTCGCGCTCCGCCAGGCGCTCATGAAGCTTCCGGCCGCGCAGCAACGGGCACTCATGCTTATCGACGTCGCCGGGTACTCCATCGACTCCGCCGCCTCCCAGTTGGGCGTGCGCCCCGGCACCGTGAAATCGCGCCGGAACCGCGCTCGCCAGGCATTATCGGACTGCTTGGGCAGTTAA
- the trxB gene encoding thioredoxin-disulfide reductase, which translates to MKESAERSGADADSDTIYDVIVIGSGPAGYTAALYTARADLKPLVFEGYEYGGELMNTTEVENFPGFENGIQGPDLMMEMRAQAERFGADLRAELVDSVELDGDIKKVHVGDDVFHARAIILATGAAPRHLGIPGEQELTGRGVSTCATCDGFFFKDHHIAVVGGGDSAMEEATFLTRFGSKVTIIHRREEFRASQIMLDRAKENEKIEFLTNAVVDEVLEDGGSVAGLRIKDTQTGQESTLDATALFVAIGHDPRSGFLGGQVATDSEGYVTVEHPSTKTSVPGVFAAGDLVDNYYRQAITAAGSGCRAAIDAEHYLEAL; encoded by the coding sequence ATGAAGGAGTCCGCCGAACGCAGCGGGGCGGACGCCGACAGCGACACCATTTACGACGTGATCGTGATCGGCTCCGGCCCGGCCGGTTACACCGCCGCGTTATACACCGCGCGCGCCGACCTGAAGCCGCTCGTCTTCGAGGGGTACGAGTACGGCGGCGAGCTGATGAACACCACCGAGGTGGAGAATTTCCCCGGTTTTGAAAACGGCATCCAGGGCCCGGATCTCATGATGGAGATGCGTGCCCAGGCCGAGCGTTTCGGTGCCGACCTGCGCGCCGAGCTCGTCGACAGCGTCGAGCTGGACGGCGATATTAAGAAGGTGCACGTCGGCGACGACGTCTTCCACGCCCGCGCCATCATCCTGGCCACCGGCGCCGCCCCGCGCCACCTGGGCATCCCGGGCGAGCAGGAGCTCACCGGCCGCGGCGTGTCCACCTGCGCGACCTGCGACGGCTTCTTCTTCAAGGACCACCACATCGCCGTCGTCGGCGGCGGCGACTCCGCGATGGAGGAGGCCACCTTCCTCACCCGCTTCGGCTCCAAGGTGACCATCATTCACCGCCGCGAGGAATTCCGCGCCTCCCAGATCATGCTGGACCGCGCCAAGGAGAACGAGAAGATCGAGTTCCTCACCAACGCGGTCGTCGATGAGGTGCTCGAGGACGGCGGCAGCGTCGCCGGCCTGCGCATCAAGGACACCCAGACCGGCCAGGAATCCACCCTGGACGCCACCGCGCTGTTCGTTGCCATCGGCCACGACCCGCGCTCCGGCTTCCTCGGCGGCCAGGTCGCCACCGACTCCGAGGGCTATGTCACCGTCGAGCACCCGAGCACGAAGACTTCTGTGCCGGGCGTCTTCGCCGCCGGAGACCTGGTGGACAACTACTACCGCCAGGCCATCACAGCCGCCGGTTCCGGCTGCCGAGCCGCCATCGACGCCGAGCACTACCTGGAAGCGCTGTAG
- the trxA gene encoding thioredoxin: MSTPIDITQDTFKSEVVDSDIPVIVDFWADWCGPCKKLSPILDEIAADLDGKVKVAKIDVDKERTLGALFQVMSIPTVMIYKDGQKVDEFTSVRPKAEILSRLERHL; this comes from the coding sequence ATGAGCACACCCATCGACATCACCCAGGACACCTTCAAGTCAGAGGTCGTCGATTCGGACATCCCCGTCATCGTCGACTTCTGGGCGGACTGGTGCGGCCCGTGCAAGAAGCTCTCGCCGATCCTCGACGAGATCGCGGCGGACCTGGACGGCAAAGTGAAGGTGGCGAAAATCGACGTGGACAAGGAGCGAACCCTCGGCGCGCTGTTCCAGGTCATGAGCATCCCGACCGTGATGATCTACAAAGACGGCCAGAAGGTCGACGAGTTCACGAGTGTGCGCCCGAAGGCGGAGATTCTCTCCCGTCTGGAGCGCCACCTCTAA
- a CDS encoding N-acetylmuramoyl-L-alanine amidase translates to MGDSSARVAEVRSTLARLGLLDDFEGDVGEWNRRRFSQSEMYFDEELSTTLKAFQQSRGILPSGEIDNITLRELRHASYTLGARALSYQPNQILVGDDVSQLQKQLQELGFYSGRIDGHFGPDTHAALTNYQLNYGIQDDGVCGPETLHALSLLGRRITGGSTQAIREREVVRMAGPRLTGKRVVIDPNIDVENMTRIHGPYGEITEEEILWDLASRVEARMIAAGMETIMSRPRGDNPSAKARADLANSFEADLMVSLQLDRYQNEKANGVATFYFGSEQGASSMTGEMLSGFIQREIVARTQLGNCYNHGRTWELLRMTQMPSVEIVLGYVTNPHDMSIITDPTQRDAIAEAIVVAVKRLYLLEQDNKPTGTYSFTELLRQERA, encoded by the coding sequence GTGGGCGACTCCAGCGCGCGCGTCGCTGAAGTCCGCTCGACCCTTGCACGTCTGGGGTTGCTGGACGACTTCGAGGGAGATGTGGGGGAGTGGAACCGCCGCCGGTTCTCCCAGTCGGAGATGTACTTCGACGAAGAGCTGAGCACCACGCTCAAGGCATTCCAGCAGTCCCGCGGCATTTTGCCGTCGGGCGAGATCGACAACATCACCTTGCGGGAGCTGCGCCACGCCTCCTACACACTGGGGGCGCGTGCGCTGTCCTACCAGCCGAACCAGATCCTGGTCGGCGACGATGTGAGCCAGCTGCAAAAGCAGCTCCAGGAGCTCGGCTTCTACTCCGGGCGCATTGACGGCCACTTCGGTCCCGACACTCACGCGGCTCTGACGAATTACCAGCTGAATTACGGCATCCAAGACGACGGCGTGTGCGGCCCGGAGACTCTGCATGCGCTGAGCCTGCTCGGCCGCCGCATCACCGGCGGTTCCACCCAGGCGATCCGCGAGCGCGAAGTGGTCCGCATGGCAGGCCCGCGCCTGACCGGCAAGCGGGTGGTCATCGATCCGAATATCGACGTCGAGAATATGACCCGGATTCACGGCCCGTACGGCGAGATCACCGAGGAAGAAATCCTCTGGGACCTAGCCTCCCGCGTCGAGGCACGCATGATCGCCGCCGGCATGGAGACCATCATGTCGCGTCCGCGCGGGGACAACCCGTCCGCGAAGGCGCGCGCCGACCTAGCGAACAGCTTCGAGGCGGATCTGATGGTCTCTCTCCAACTGGACCGCTACCAGAACGAGAAGGCCAACGGCGTAGCTACGTTCTACTTCGGCTCCGAGCAGGGCGCGTCCTCCATGACGGGCGAGATGCTCTCCGGCTTCATCCAGCGCGAGATCGTCGCCCGCACGCAGCTGGGCAACTGCTACAACCACGGCCGCACGTGGGAGCTGCTGCGCATGACGCAAATGCCGTCAGTCGAAATCGTGCTGGGGTACGTGACCAATCCGCACGATATGTCCATCATCACCGACCCGACACAGCGCGACGCGATCGCCGAGGCGATCGTCGTGGCCGTCAAGCGCCTCTACCTGCTCGAACAGGACAACAAGCCCACCGGCACCTACTCGTTCACCGAGCTGCTGCGCCAAGAGCGGGCCTAA